Proteins from one Haloarchaeobius litoreus genomic window:
- a CDS encoding YhbY family RNA-binding protein, which translates to MSREDLRKQAHDLDVTVWVGKGGIESVTAELEDQLKSSELVKAKFLRAARGGTSTAELAEELAELVDAELIETRGNTAVYH; encoded by the coding sequence ATGAGTAGAGAGGACCTTCGGAAGCAGGCACACGACCTCGACGTGACGGTCTGGGTCGGTAAGGGTGGAATCGAATCGGTGACAGCGGAGCTAGAGGACCAGCTCAAATCGTCCGAACTGGTGAAAGCGAAGTTCCTGCGGGCGGCCCGCGGCGGCACGTCGACGGCGGAACTCGCCGAGGAGCTCGCGGAGCTGGTCGACGCGGAACTGATAGAGACACGAGGGAACACCGCGGTGTACCACTGA
- a CDS encoding DUF7548 family protein — protein sequence MVDVRTPPTVGIAAGIGFVIAVFAPYVALSSSGVAALETYYGYGLVAPTYLTLFALVGIVVLAAGREARTEPDLAAGVALVIGLAATLLTLLWATGVEESVVSSIGTETWLAYHRWVVLALGVVFTGTSVWYADVLGVLRG from the coding sequence ATGGTAGACGTCCGGACGCCACCGACCGTCGGCATCGCCGCCGGAATCGGGTTCGTCATCGCCGTGTTCGCCCCGTACGTCGCGCTCTCCTCGTCTGGCGTGGCCGCGCTGGAGACGTACTACGGCTACGGGCTCGTCGCGCCGACGTACCTGACGTTGTTTGCGCTCGTCGGCATCGTCGTTCTCGCGGCCGGCCGTGAGGCCAGAACGGAACCCGACCTCGCCGCCGGGGTGGCGCTCGTCATCGGACTCGCTGCGACGCTGTTGACCCTGCTGTGGGCCACCGGTGTCGAGGAGAGCGTGGTGTCGAGCATCGGGACGGAGACGTGGCTCGCGTACCATCGGTGGGTCGTCCTCGCGCTCGGCGTCGTCTTCACCGGCACGAGCGTCTGGTACGCCGACGTTCTCGGCGTTCTGCGGGGCTGA
- a CDS encoding DUF5798 family protein has protein sequence MGLGSKAKALQTVADRAEQLYAQLMDIRERLARIEDDIEDSSDRVVTIERELEEQRVILDALAEDAGLDIERRIAEASITHAESSGDTNEGGDTDATEEGAAATEDEATEGGNSTAEDGTDDE, from the coding sequence ATGGGACTGGGTTCGAAGGCGAAGGCGCTGCAGACCGTCGCCGACCGCGCGGAGCAGCTCTACGCACAGCTGATGGACATTCGGGAGCGACTCGCCCGCATCGAGGACGACATCGAGGATTCGAGCGACCGGGTCGTCACGATCGAACGGGAGCTCGAGGAACAGCGCGTCATCCTCGACGCGCTCGCCGAGGACGCCGGGCTGGACATCGAACGGCGCATCGCCGAGGCGTCCATCACGCACGCCGAGAGCAGTGGCGACACCAACGAGGGCGGTGACACCGATGCGACTGAAGAAGGAGCAGCGGCGACGGAAGACGAGGCGACGGAAGGCGGGAATTCGACCGCGGAAGACGGCACCGACGACGAGTAA
- a CDS encoding geranylgeranylglycerol-phosphate geranylgeranyltransferase, which produces MTTTQEQLAGLLELTRPVNALVAGVLTFIGAFVAVGASVFDPAPVTNAAAAVAATVLAAAAGNAINDYFDRDIDRINDPDRAIPRGAVTPRGALLWSAVLFVGAAVAALFLPLLAIGIAAFNLLSLVLYTKFFKGTPGFGNLLVAYLGGSTFLFGGAAVGNAATAATLFALAALSTVSREIIKDVEDIDGDREEGLTTLPVAIGERRSLLVAAGALALAVLASPVPYFTGTFGVVYLVAVLPADAVMAYAAYEGFSDPTASQSRLKYGMFLAAGAFIVGRAVVAFG; this is translated from the coding sequence ATGACGACGACGCAGGAGCAGCTGGCCGGACTGCTGGAGCTCACACGGCCGGTCAACGCGCTGGTCGCCGGGGTGCTGACGTTCATCGGCGCGTTCGTCGCGGTCGGTGCCAGTGTGTTCGATCCGGCACCCGTGACGAACGCCGCCGCGGCCGTCGCGGCCACGGTGCTGGCCGCCGCCGCTGGGAACGCGATCAACGACTACTTCGACCGTGACATCGACCGGATCAACGACCCCGACCGTGCAATCCCGCGCGGTGCGGTCACGCCACGTGGTGCCCTGCTCTGGAGCGCCGTGCTGTTCGTCGGGGCGGCCGTCGCCGCGCTGTTCCTGCCGCTTCTCGCCATCGGCATCGCCGCGTTCAACCTCCTCTCGCTGGTGCTCTACACCAAGTTCTTCAAGGGGACGCCGGGCTTCGGCAACCTGCTCGTCGCCTACCTCGGCGGCAGTACGTTCCTGTTTGGGGGGGCGGCTGTCGGCAACGCCGCGACCGCGGCCACGCTGTTCGCCCTGGCGGCGCTCTCGACGGTCAGCCGGGAGATCATCAAGGACGTCGAGGACATCGACGGCGACCGGGAGGAGGGACTGACGACGCTCCCGGTCGCTATCGGGGAGCGGCGGTCACTGCTGGTCGCCGCCGGCGCGCTCGCACTCGCCGTGCTCGCGAGCCCGGTCCCGTACTTCACGGGGACGTTCGGCGTCGTCTACCTGGTCGCCGTCCTCCCGGCGGACGCGGTGATGGCGTACGCGGCCTACGAGGGATTCTCGGACCCGACGGCCAGCCAGTCGCGCCTGAAGTACGGCATGTTCCTCGCGGCCGGTGCATTCATCGTCGGGCGGGCCGTGGTTGCATTCGGATAG
- a CDS encoding CoA-binding protein: protein MPIQTDAELEQLFDLDTIAVVGCSTTPGKAAHDVPKYMQARGYEIVPVNPFADEILGERAYDSLDEVDREVDIVDVFRPSEEVPGIVDDVLERDDVEALWLQLGIADDEAAARAEKAGLLVVQNKCIKVEHSRLRG from the coding sequence ATGCCGATCCAGACCGACGCGGAGCTCGAGCAGCTGTTCGACCTCGACACCATCGCCGTCGTTGGCTGTTCCACCACGCCGGGGAAGGCCGCCCACGACGTCCCGAAGTACATGCAGGCACGGGGGTACGAGATCGTCCCGGTCAACCCGTTTGCCGACGAGATACTCGGTGAGCGGGCGTACGACTCCCTCGACGAGGTCGACCGAGAGGTCGACATCGTGGACGTGTTCCGCCCGTCGGAGGAGGTCCCTGGCATCGTCGACGACGTGCTCGAACGCGACGACGTCGAGGCGCTCTGGCTCCAGCTCGGCATCGCCGACGACGAGGCGGCCGCCCGGGCGGAGAAGGCAGGACTGCTCGTCGTCCAGAACAAGTGCATCAAGGTCGAGCACAGCCGTCTGCGCGGGTAG
- a CDS encoding PLP-dependent cysteine synthase family protein, whose translation MTTHERPLGSVLDTVGRTPLVEVQAAPDEVSVYAKLESFNPGASVKDRIGKYMLEAMLDRGELEPGGTVIEPTAGNTGIGFALAAGQLGVDAVFVVPERFSVEKQQLMRALGAEVINTPTEDGMERAIDRAYELADELDGAVVPQQFGNPLNVEAHYETTAPEIYDALDGAVGAIVAGCGTAGTLMGLAEYGHERDPETYVAAVEPEGSLYSEFKGAHPDEGEYKIEGIGTHDIDTNELFDPSLVDDIVQVADRAAHEEVSRLASEEGQLVASSAAAASIAAQGVAERIESGEIDAPYDTVVTVFPDSSERYLSKGIYRSFAEWDG comes from the coding sequence ATGACGACGCACGAACGGCCACTGGGGTCGGTGCTCGACACCGTCGGCCGGACACCGCTGGTGGAAGTGCAGGCCGCACCCGACGAGGTGTCGGTGTACGCGAAGCTCGAATCGTTCAACCCCGGTGCGAGCGTGAAGGACCGCATCGGGAAGTACATGCTGGAGGCGATGCTCGACCGCGGCGAGCTGGAACCGGGCGGCACCGTCATCGAGCCGACGGCCGGCAACACCGGCATCGGCTTCGCCCTCGCGGCAGGCCAGCTCGGCGTCGACGCCGTCTTCGTCGTCCCCGAACGCTTCTCCGTCGAGAAACAGCAGCTCATGCGCGCCCTCGGCGCGGAGGTCATCAACACCCCGACCGAGGACGGCATGGAGCGGGCCATCGACCGGGCCTACGAGCTCGCCGACGAGCTGGACGGCGCGGTCGTCCCCCAGCAGTTCGGGAACCCGCTGAACGTCGAGGCGCACTACGAGACGACCGCCCCGGAGATCTACGACGCCCTGGACGGCGCGGTCGGAGCTATCGTCGCCGGCTGTGGGACCGCCGGCACCCTGATGGGCCTCGCGGAGTACGGCCACGAGCGGGACCCGGAGACCTACGTCGCCGCCGTCGAACCCGAGGGCTCGCTGTACAGCGAGTTCAAAGGTGCCCACCCGGACGAAGGCGAGTACAAGATAGAGGGGATCGGCACCCACGACATCGACACGAACGAGCTGTTCGACCCCTCGCTCGTCGACGACATCGTCCAGGTGGCCGACCGCGCGGCCCATGAAGAGGTGAGTCGTCTCGCCAGCGAGGAGGGACAGCTCGTCGCCTCCTCGGCCGCCGCCGCGAGCATCGCGGCCCAGGGCGTCGCCGAGCGAATCGAGAGCGGCGAGATAGACGCGCCCTACGACACCGTCGTCACCGTGTTTCCCGACTCCTCCGAGCGCTACCTCTCGAAGGGGATCTACCGCTCCTTCGCGGAGTGGGACGGGTAG
- a CDS encoding ribonuclease P protein component 4: protein MSVAAERIERLDCLAREATRAGEDERARYYVRLARRIAERNRLSLPRRFKRFTCDACDAYLVPGTNARVRLQDGHVVVTCDCGAHARYPYE, encoded by the coding sequence ATGAGCGTCGCGGCGGAGCGGATCGAACGGCTCGACTGCCTCGCGAGGGAGGCGACCCGCGCAGGCGAGGATGAACGGGCCCGGTACTACGTGCGGCTGGCGAGACGCATCGCCGAGCGGAACCGGCTCTCGCTCCCGCGGCGGTTCAAGCGCTTCACCTGCGATGCCTGCGACGCGTACCTCGTTCCGGGGACGAACGCGCGCGTGCGTCTGCAGGACGGCCACGTGGTGGTCACCTGCGACTGTGGAGCGCACGCGCGGTACCCGTACGAGTAA
- a CDS encoding RAD55 family ATPase — protein sequence MYDLADVLPDAELDPGTNLLIAGPPLTGKRRIALDILASGSTQGEGSIVVTTKDSAEKIIEEYAGRVDDIDAVDVGVVDCVTKQRGVGNVKDDARIKYASSPVDMTGIGIKLSEFLEEFYEVRGHRKNRILLHSVSTLLMYSDLQTVFRFLHVFTGRVQSADALGVYVIDSTAHDDQTMNTLKQLFDAVIEVEEGDGGEPTLHTAGIASR from the coding sequence ATGTATGACCTTGCTGACGTTCTACCGGATGCGGAACTGGACCCTGGGACGAACCTGCTGATTGCAGGGCCGCCGCTGACGGGGAAACGACGGATCGCGCTCGACATCCTCGCCAGCGGATCGACGCAGGGCGAGGGGTCCATCGTAGTGACGACGAAGGACAGCGCGGAGAAGATCATCGAGGAGTACGCTGGTCGGGTCGACGACATCGACGCCGTGGACGTCGGCGTCGTCGACTGCGTGACGAAACAGCGTGGTGTCGGCAACGTCAAGGACGACGCCCGCATCAAGTACGCGTCCTCGCCCGTCGACATGACCGGCATCGGTATCAAGCTCTCAGAATTCCTCGAGGAGTTCTACGAGGTGCGTGGACACCGGAAGAACCGCATCCTGCTCCACTCCGTCTCGACGCTGCTGATGTACTCCGACCTCCAGACCGTGTTCCGGTTCCTGCACGTGTTCACCGGTCGCGTGCAGTCGGCGGACGCACTCGGCGTGTACGTCATCGACTCGACGGCACACGACGACCAGACCATGAACACGCTGAAGCAGCTGTTCGACGCGGTCATCGAAGTCGAGGAGGGCGACGGTGGGGAGCCCACCCTCCACACGGCCGGAATTGCGTCCAGATAA
- a CDS encoding mechanosensitive ion channel family protein, whose product MSGAFALLTGLFLQGNNGYTGVRGVLSDLGVPDGILGVTAQFTKFVIAFVVVYVVGRVVVLPLANRVMDRRGLDRHAKLPIRKLVHFVVVFAAITVAFGFAEFGNFLTALATIGAAATLAIGFAMQDIIANFVSGVFIFTDKPFRIGDWIEWNGNSGIVEDISLRVTRVRTFDNELLTVPNSQLTSNVVKNPVAKDQLRLQFLFGIGYDDDIDQATDIILEEASAHEGILDDPEPSVRLTELGDSSVGLKSRIWIENPSRADFVKTRGEYVQAVKERFDEEGIDIPYPNRTVGGALEIEQLANVPADD is encoded by the coding sequence ATGTCGGGGGCGTTCGCGCTGCTCACCGGCCTGTTCCTCCAGGGGAACAACGGCTACACCGGGGTCAGAGGTGTCCTCTCTGACCTGGGCGTGCCCGACGGCATCCTCGGCGTGACGGCGCAGTTCACGAAGTTCGTCATCGCGTTCGTCGTGGTGTACGTCGTCGGCCGCGTGGTCGTTCTCCCGCTGGCGAACCGTGTGATGGACCGCCGCGGGCTCGACCGTCACGCGAAGCTGCCCATCAGGAAGCTCGTCCACTTCGTCGTCGTCTTCGCGGCCATCACGGTCGCGTTCGGCTTCGCGGAGTTCGGGAACTTCCTGACCGCCCTGGCGACCATCGGCGCGGCGGCGACGCTCGCCATCGGCTTCGCGATGCAGGACATCATCGCGAACTTCGTCTCCGGCGTGTTCATCTTCACCGACAAGCCGTTCCGCATCGGCGACTGGATCGAGTGGAACGGCAACTCCGGCATCGTCGAGGACATCAGCCTGCGGGTGACCCGCGTCCGCACCTTCGACAACGAACTGCTGACGGTGCCGAACTCCCAGCTGACGAGCAACGTCGTCAAGAACCCGGTCGCGAAGGACCAGTTGCGGCTCCAGTTCCTCTTCGGCATCGGCTACGACGACGACATCGACCAGGCGACCGACATCATCCTGGAGGAAGCCTCCGCCCACGAGGGCATCCTCGACGACCCCGAGCCGTCGGTCCGGCTGACCGAACTCGGTGACTCCTCCGTCGGGCTCAAATCCCGCATCTGGATCGAGAACCCCTCGCGTGCGGACTTCGTGAAGACCCGTGGCGAGTACGTGCAGGCCGTCAAGGAGCGGTTCGACGAGGAGGGTATCGACATCCCCTACCCGAACCGTACCGTCGGCGGCGCGCTGGAGATCGAACAGCTCGCGAACGTGCCGGCGGACGACTGA